The Lycium barbarum isolate Lr01 chromosome 10, ASM1917538v2, whole genome shotgun sequence genome includes a region encoding these proteins:
- the LOC132615785 gene encoding uncharacterized protein LOC132615785, which translates to MSCDKTEKVCDKIQKITIMVLKLKVDLQCSCSYKKIKKILCNIDQIRDQVYDEKVNTVTIKVICCSPEKIRDKLCCKECEVIESVEIKKPDEEGDGSGPSEEPPTTPEPIKVLVPIQVYAPIQVNVNGPIHVYPRFWKGLQNEE; encoded by the exons ATGAGTTGTGACAAGACTGAGAAGGTTTGTGACAAGATTCAGAAG ATCACCATTATGGTGCTCAAGCTCAAGGTTGATCTTCAATGTTCCTGTAGCTACAAGAAGATTAAAAAAATTCTCTGTAATATCGATC AAATTAGAGACCAGGTATATGATGAGAAGGTCAATACAGTCACAATCAAAGTGATATGTTGCAGTCCTGAGAAAATTCGTGACAAATTGTGTTGTAAAGAATGTGAAGTGATCGAGAGCGTTGAAATCAAAAAGCCTGATGAGGAAGGGGATGGTTCCGGTCCCTCAGAAGAACCACCGACAACACCAGAGCCCATAAAAGTGCTAGTGCCAATTCAAGTGTACGCACCTATTCAAGTGAACGTGAACGGACCAATTCACGTGTACCCACGTTTCTGGAAGGGGCTGCAGAATGAAGAATAG